The window CCGATGACGTAATCGCCTAATATTAACCCCAAAAAGAGCGGTGCGACCTGACGATGGAGCCGCAAGCCACCGTGCCGTAGAATCATTAACTTCAGAAACCACGCCACGAAGAAAGCGAACCAGAAATAATCCATCGCAAAACTGATGGCAAGTGCGTAACCTGCCGGATGGAAGGGCCACCACAAGAAATGCATCCGCATATACATCATCACAAACGTCAGGAGCGCGCCGATACCCATAAAGCCTATACCAACCATGTTCGGTTCCGTTGGGTTATGTAGCCACCGCTGCAGCCGACTAAACGATTCTCTGCCAACCCAGTCTTTGAATCCACCCGCTTTCGCATCTGCACCGTTACGGAAGGTGATGTCCAGATTTGCCCAAAAGGTCACCAAAATCCCGACGATAATTGCTATCAACATCGCCACCCACAAACGTCTATTGCCCATCCCCGTTGATTCGGCAAGTTTGAACGCCTCAATCTGATTCGGCATCGGGTGATTACGGTAACCACGATTGAACCAGTAGAAAAGCGACATAATAGTGAGACTACTCGTGTCAAACTGCCGCGTTCCACCGACTGTCGCGAGCATGTCGTGCGGATTGACGTAGTAAATTTCATGAGGCGTGCCGAGTTCTGCCCGAACACGAGTGATCGCAAACGATAGGAGAAAATAAACCCCAAAGAAAAGACCGGCGACCCACAACGCCATTCCTGCAATAGAGGAAAAGACCCCAAGGGCAACAAGCGATCCGAGGATTCCCAAAAAGGCGGCACGATACGGCATCGGTTCGTTGGAATCATCGAGACGCGATTCAAACCCAAACACTTTTTTCATCACTTCCACCAGATGTCGTCGCGTGACCCAAACGGCAAGCAGGAAAAGAGCAATCCAAGCACCGTACGCTTGTTCGTTGAGGGCAGGAAAATAGCGCGTACCGAGTGCTGCGCCAATGACGAATTCCGCTAAGCGCACAACAAAGAAAAACCAACACGAGAACGAGAGGTCCAACGGCAAGAAAAACGCCAAACCCACTGCGAAAGGATAAACGGAAATTCGGGTCCCACGAATGACGTTCCATGGACGGTCAGTGAAAATATTTTGGAAAACAGCCGTCCGCTTGATATAAGGGATCTCTGGAAACTGCGGAAAAAGATAGTTGACCCCATTAATGACACCGATGGCGAACGCGATGCTGAAGCCTATCCACATCATCCGGTTCTTCAGGAGGCTGATACCGCCATCTTCGGAGAGCCGTAGCGGTAGTTGTATGATTGGATACGCGAGTTTTTCTTGCTCTGCCCATCGCTTTCGGACGATTGTGTTGATGCAAAGCATCATGAACATCATAATCAGGAAAAAGAGTCCCCAAAACGCCAACGGTTTTAGCCAAATCGAGAAGTTATGTTTTGTGTAGAAAGTGGCTTCACCCTCGTAAAACCCTTGGAGGCTTTGGGTATCCGAGATGGTAAGCCAAGCGGGTAGATACCGAAAAAAGAGCGTCTGCCACTCATTCTCGTCGGTTGCGAATTGGAATGCATGCCCAATACTCCCGAACATATTTTGCATCGTGTCGTGTCCAGCAAACGTACACGAGATCGCCACCATGATGTAGACAGTGAGCAACTCTCCCTGTTGTAGCATCTGCCGCGGCGCGAAACGTTTCAAGAGTGTGTTCGCGACAACACAGATGAACATAATGAAGACTGGTTGGATAAAAAGTGGGAGGCATGAACCGTCAAGGGAGTAATACTTCACCTCAACAAGCGTCATCCAATAAACATTGACAGGGATGAATAGAATCCCTAAGAGAAGCGACCTTGCTGTAACGCGTGCTGATGAGATGGAAGTTTCACGAGTTTGCATAGTTTACGAGCCGCGGGAATCGGAAAAATGTTAACGGTAGGTTTTAACAATTTCTGAGATGACGCTGGCTCTGTTTTTCCAATTCATGCGAGCAGGTGGGATGAGATAGATGCCGTCAATTTTACATTCATCTTGATTACGGATGTCGCGAATTAACTCCAAACACAACCGGATACCGAGTTCGTGTGCGGCGGTATCCTCAAGGTTTCGGAATTTGTCAACAATAAATTGAGGGATGTAGAGTCCCAAATTGTCGCGTAGATAGGAGGCACTGCGGAAACTGGTGAGCGGTAGGATGCCGTAAAGCATCTTTATACCGAGATGTTCCGTCGCTTGCTGGGTCCGAACGATATCCTCATAAGTCCAGACCGGTTGTGTATAAGCGAACTTTGCCCCTTGCTTCACCTTATTTGTGAGATGTTTGACGTGGGGTTGAAGGTTCTCAGCAACCGTGAAACCACCACCGTAATAGAATCCACACGGATCGCCAATAGACGAACCGTCAGCGAGTTCACCGTGATTCAGACGTGCAATGAGTTTCATCAATTGAACCGCGCCACGGACATCTGGGACGAGGCTCGCCGCTTCATAGGGACCCACTTTTGGATGGTCACCAGAGAGAGCAACAATGCCACGAATGCCCAACGCCTCCGCCTCAAGTAGGTGCGATTGCATACTGATGAGATTCCGCGAGCGGGTTGTCCAATGGATGAGCGTCGGAATTTGTGTTGTCTGCTGAAGGCGGTATGCCGTACCGACGGATCCAATATTCACGGCAGCACCGGAATTGTCGGTCACATCAAACAGATCAACACCGATGGCAGCGAGATTTTTCGCCTCACGCAACATCGCTCGCAACTGTGGAAATGTATTGGCGCGCATTTCAACACTTATGATTTGCTCTCGCGTTTCAAATACTTGTTGCACAGGATTATCAGTCAGGACTTTCGAGGTTGACCGAATCTTTGGAAGGACGAAGATCCGTTGTTTCCGTTGGACAGGCTTACGCCCTGTAACAGCCTGACGGATTTTCGCCACATAAGCCGGGGTCGTGCCGCAGCAACCCCCAATCATGTTCGCGCCAAGTTCAATCAATTTTCCGACGTAATCGCTGAAAACTTCTGCCTCAACTGTATAAGAGAGCGCAACCTCGCCTTGTTCTACCCTCGGATTACCAGCGTTGGGTTGTACAGCAATAGGAACCTTGATGACAGGTGCGAGGAGCTCCATCGCCTCAACGAGATCGTGTGGACCTCGGCAATTGACACCAACTGCGTGTGCACCGAGTTGTTCGAGCTCTTGTGCAAAGACACGGACATCCACCCCGGCACCTACTGTGCCGCCCGAAACGCCACTAATCTCAACGACGACAGGAACATCGTAAGTGAGTGCTTGCTTCGCAGCGATTTCTGCTTGTTTGGGAGAAACGAAAGTCTCAAGAACGAGAAGATCCACCCCCTCATCAACAAGCGCATCCATTTGCTGTTTAAAGATGCGTCGGATTGCCTTCGTTGAGGGCAGTGTAGTATCTAAGGTTTGGAAAGAGATCGGTCCAACGGAACCGGCTACATAGCAGGTCTCTGGCACAGCAGCACGTGCGAGTCTCACACCGTTTCTGTTAATTTCTCCAGCCTGCTCAGCCAAGCCGTGAACAGCTAACGCTTCACTGTTTGCC is drawn from Candidatus Poribacteria bacterium and contains these coding sequences:
- a CDS encoding bifunctional homocysteine S-methyltransferase/methylenetetrahydrofolate reductase, producing MAITSRKNNFIDALTGQILVCDGAIGTELRKQVPAHLQCVDACNISTEHAEKVSMIHRAYANAGADIIQTNTYQANSEALAVHGLAEQAGEINRNGVRLARAAVPETCYVAGSVGPISFQTLDTTLPSTKAIRRIFKQQMDALVDEGVDLLVLETFVSPKQAEIAAKQALTYDVPVVVEISGVSGGTVGAGVDVRVFAQELEQLGAHAVGVNCRGPHDLVEAMELLAPVIKVPIAVQPNAGNPRVEQGEVALSYTVEAEVFSDYVGKLIELGANMIGGCCGTTPAYVAKIRQAVTGRKPVQRKQRIFVLPKIRSTSKVLTDNPVQQVFETREQIISVEMRANTFPQLRAMLREAKNLAAIGVDLFDVTDNSGAAVNIGSVGTAYRLQQTTQIPTLIHWTTRSRNLISMQSHLLEAEALGIRGIVALSGDHPKVGPYEAASLVPDVRGAVQLMKLIARLNHGELADGSSIGDPCGFYYGGGFTVAENLQPHVKHLTNKVKQGAKFAYTQPVWTYEDIVRTQQATEHLGIKMLYGILPLTSFRSASYLRDNLGLYIPQFIVDKFRNLEDTAAHELGIRLCLELIRDIRNQDECKIDGIYLIPPARMNWKNRASVISEIVKTYR